A single window of Polaribacter sp. SA4-10 DNA harbors:
- the coaD gene encoding pantetheine-phosphate adenylyltransferase, with amino-acid sequence MKRAIFPGSFDPITSGHYDIITRGVTLFDELIIAIGVNSDKKYMFSLEQRKKFIEDSFKDNPKIKVVTYKGLTVDFCVKNDIEFILRGLRNPADFEFEKAIAHTNRALAAIETVFLLTAASTSYISSSIVREVIRYNGDYTKLVPKSVRVNNNKEK; translated from the coding sequence ATGAAAAGAGCAATTTTTCCAGGATCTTTTGATCCAATTACATCTGGTCATTATGATATTATTACTCGTGGAGTAACATTATTTGATGAGCTAATTATCGCTATAGGTGTAAATTCTGATAAAAAATACATGTTCTCTCTTGAGCAACGTAAAAAATTTATAGAAGATTCATTTAAAGATAACCCAAAAATTAAGGTAGTTACTTATAAAGGCCTAACTGTAGATTTTTGTGTTAAAAACGATATAGAGTTTATTTTAAGAGGATTAAGAAACCCGGCAGATTTTGAGTTTGAAAAAGCAATAGCGCATACAAATAGAGCTTTAGCAGCTATTGAAACTGTCTTTTTATTAACTGCAGCAAGTACATCTTATATTTCATCATCAATTGTTAGAGAGGTTATTAGATACAATGGAGACTATACTAAATTAGTTCCTAAAAGTGTAAGAGTAAACAATAATAAGGAAAAGTAA
- a CDS encoding energy transducer TonB — MKKIVVLTVLMLISFLSIGQTNSYYKVGDTLYYQNNRATYLRTDTFVILKEANLNNLNSFKVEKYVLESNSNKYALDSKFITNGLQELISNGVFTSYHKNGEKSSEGETLNGRKADGLWTYFYENGKKRSEEKRSKETFFNDNKVLLVMSFWDAKGDKTVENGNGFCEFVSPEDGYTHKGRYKNGFKNGSWTAYKGKVKVFEETHKNGRLLKGTSWNDIKESFNYKKVFTEAYYKKQVKAYVRKYVSRKFESSINRAEGNIIITFDISKEGNISNLFIVKGLTQEHNSEVKRIILEMEKWVPAKKRGQSFASKYKLTLNFKE; from the coding sequence ATGAAAAAGATAGTAGTATTAACAGTTTTAATGTTGATCTCTTTTTTAAGTATTGGTCAAACAAATTCATATTATAAAGTTGGTGATACATTGTACTACCAAAACAATAGAGCAACCTATTTAAGAACAGATACATTCGTTATTCTTAAAGAGGCTAACCTTAATAATTTAAACAGTTTTAAGGTAGAAAAGTACGTGCTAGAATCGAATTCTAACAAGTATGCTTTAGACTCTAAGTTTATAACAAATGGCTTGCAAGAATTAATATCCAACGGTGTTTTTACTTCTTATCATAAAAATGGAGAAAAATCATCTGAAGGTGAGACACTTAACGGTAGAAAAGCAGATGGTCTTTGGACCTATTTTTACGAAAATGGAAAAAAAAGATCTGAAGAGAAGCGTTCTAAAGAAACTTTTTTTAATGATAATAAGGTTCTTTTAGTTATGAGCTTTTGGGATGCTAAAGGAGATAAAACCGTAGAAAACGGAAATGGTTTTTGTGAGTTTGTATCTCCTGAAGATGGTTATACGCACAAAGGAAGGTATAAAAATGGATTTAAAAATGGAAGCTGGACAGCTTATAAAGGAAAAGTAAAAGTTTTTGAAGAAACGCATAAGAATGGAAGACTATTAAAAGGAACTAGTTGGAATGATATAAAAGAGAGTTTTAACTACAAGAAAGTTTTTACAGAAGCCTATTATAAAAAACAAGTTAAAGCATATGTAAGAAAGTATGTCTCTAGGAAATTTGAGTCTAGTATTAATAGAGCAGAAGGTAACATTATTATAACTTTTGATATTTCTAAAGAAGGAAATATTAGTAACCTTTTTATTGTTAAAGGTTTAACTCAGGAGCATAATTCTGAAGTAAAAAGAATTATTTTGGAAATGGAAAAATGGGTTCCTGCTAAAAAAAGAGGGCAAAGTTTTGCGTCTAAATATAAATTAACCCTTAATTTTAAAGAATAA
- a CDS encoding M14 family metallopeptidase yields the protein MKKNIVFLFLIVLFSCEDSSIKSKDFKTIFEKTNGTETSTYTELISYYKDLSERYSEISLFSFGQTDAGNPLHLVLYSQEGIFNVDEIKNSPKNRILINNGIHPGESDGIDASMMLLRDIVQNDSLKKKYQNSIIAVIPVYNVGGSLNRNSHTRANQNGPKEYGFRGNARNFDLNRDFIKQDTKNAAAFAEIFHTVNPDVFIDNHVSNGADYQYAITHLFTQHNKLGGNLGTFIENKMRPKLEESLEKKGIIITPYVNVWGTTPEAGFSQFFDSPRYSTGYTTLFNTLGLMVETHMLKPYKIRVAQTYELLFSVFDFTEENSATIKQLRTKATDELLGKKTYPIAFKVDRKKPTELQFKGFEGEYIDSKVTTGKRLFYDRTKPFTKPVKYYNNFLVTKEVGIPKGYILPQGWHKIVERLENNNIQFSRFEKDTLLNVEVNHIANYETRKMAYEGHYLHYNTTVLKSKEKLQFKKGDIYISTNQNGVRYLLETLEAEATDSFFNWNFFDTILQQKEGYSAYVFEDIAEQFLKENPSVKKEFEEKLNADEVFSKNPRAQLNFVYKKSQHYEQAHLRLPIFKIF from the coding sequence ATGAAAAAAAACATTGTTTTTCTGTTTTTAATAGTACTCTTTTCTTGTGAAGATTCATCAATTAAATCAAAAGATTTTAAAACAATTTTTGAAAAAACAAACGGTACAGAAACATCAACTTATACAGAGTTAATCTCTTATTATAAAGATTTATCAGAAAGGTATTCAGAAATTTCTTTATTCTCTTTTGGGCAAACCGATGCTGGAAATCCACTTCATTTAGTACTTTACAGTCAAGAAGGAATTTTTAACGTAGATGAAATTAAAAACTCACCAAAAAATAGAATTCTAATAAATAATGGAATTCATCCAGGAGAGTCCGATGGAATTGATGCTTCTATGATGTTACTTCGAGATATTGTTCAAAATGATTCTCTCAAGAAGAAATATCAAAATTCTATAATTGCAGTAATTCCTGTTTACAATGTTGGTGGTTCTTTAAATAGAAACTCACATACTAGAGCAAATCAAAACGGGCCAAAGGAATACGGTTTTAGAGGAAATGCTAGAAACTTCGATTTAAATAGAGACTTTATAAAACAAGACACAAAAAATGCCGCAGCTTTTGCCGAAATTTTTCACACTGTAAATCCTGATGTTTTTATAGATAATCATGTAAGTAATGGAGCAGATTATCAATATGCAATTACACATTTATTTACTCAACATAATAAATTAGGAGGGAATTTAGGAACATTTATAGAAAATAAAATGCGCCCTAAACTAGAGGAATCATTAGAGAAAAAAGGAATTATAATCACTCCTTATGTAAATGTTTGGGGAACTACTCCAGAAGCAGGATTTTCACAATTTTTTGATTCGCCAAGGTATTCTACAGGCTATACAACGCTTTTTAATACGTTAGGTTTAATGGTGGAAACGCACATGTTAAAACCATATAAAATTAGAGTAGCACAAACCTATGAATTGTTATTTTCTGTTTTTGATTTTACTGAGGAAAATTCAGCAACAATTAAACAATTAAGAACTAAAGCTACTGATGAGTTGTTGGGGAAAAAAACATATCCTATCGCTTTTAAAGTTGATAGAAAAAAACCAACTGAATTACAGTTTAAAGGTTTTGAAGGAGAATATATAGACAGTAAAGTAACTACAGGAAAACGGTTGTTTTATGATAGAACTAAACCATTTACAAAACCTGTAAAATATTATAATAATTTTCTTGTAACCAAGGAAGTAGGAATTCCTAAGGGATATATTTTACCTCAAGGTTGGCATAAAATTGTTGAACGGTTAGAAAATAATAATATTCAGTTTTCTAGATTTGAAAAGGATACTTTATTAAATGTAGAAGTGAATCATATTGCTAATTATGAAACGCGTAAAATGGCTTATGAAGGGCATTATTTACATTATAATACAACTGTTTTAAAGTCAAAAGAAAAACTTCAATTTAAAAAAGGAGATATTTATATTTCAACAAATCAAAATGGAGTTCGTTATCTGTTAGAAACTTTAGAAGCAGAAGCAACTGATTCCTTTTTTAACTGGAACTTTTTTGATACTATTTTACAACAAAAAGAAGGGTATTCAGCTTATGTTTTTGAAGATATTGCAGAACAGTTTTTGAAAGAAAACCCATCAGTAAAAAAAGAATTTGAAGAGAAGTTAAATGCTGATGAAGTTTTTTCTAAAAACCCAAGAGCGCAATTAAACTTTGTTTATAAAAAATCTCAACATTACGAACAAGCACATTTACGCTTGCCAATTTTTAAAATATTCTAA
- a CDS encoding lactonase family protein has protein sequence MKLSPLILIIVVFCSCQKKEVKTTTPAKRNNNFYVGTYTNKEGKGIYKYELTELGKLKIIGLVATTKNPSFLTKSEDNKTLFAVNETNYNGTGSVTSYLIDKDTLNFISKSKTGGAHPCFIATNNENYILVANYSGGNVGLLKFDATGKLSELLNVQQHFGKGTTSRQEASHAHSAWFHPTKKEVISVDLGSNQLWFSTIDTEKDVLVLTEQKTLQMAEGAGPRHLTFHPNNKWIYVLNELNNTVSLVKESENKYFIDSSISTLPEDFTSFSKAADIHVSKDGKFLYASNRGHESIVIYEVNSENGTLKTVGFESVLGKNPRNFSLSPNDKFLLVANQDTDNIISFKRDAATGELTFVSEISAPTPVCILF, from the coding sequence ATGAAGCTTTCGCCTTTAATACTGATAATAGTTGTTTTTTGCAGTTGTCAAAAAAAAGAAGTAAAAACAACAACTCCAGCTAAAAGAAATAATAATTTTTATGTAGGAACTTACACAAATAAAGAAGGTAAAGGAATTTATAAGTATGAATTAACTGAATTAGGTAAACTAAAAATAATAGGGTTAGTAGCAACTACTAAAAACCCTTCGTTTTTGACTAAGTCAGAAGATAATAAAACGTTATTTGCTGTAAATGAAACAAATTATAATGGAACAGGAAGTGTTACCTCTTACTTAATTGATAAGGATACTTTAAACTTTATTAGCAAGAGTAAAACAGGAGGAGCACATCCATGTTTTATAGCTACAAATAATGAAAATTATATTTTAGTTGCTAATTATTCTGGTGGAAACGTAGGTTTATTAAAATTTGATGCCACAGGAAAACTATCAGAATTATTAAATGTGCAACAGCACTTTGGTAAAGGAACTACATCAAGACAAGAAGCTTCTCATGCACATTCTGCTTGGTTTCATCCAACAAAAAAAGAAGTAATTTCTGTTGATTTAGGTTCAAATCAATTGTGGTTTTCTACTATTGATACAGAAAAAGACGTACTTGTTTTAACGGAACAGAAAACTTTGCAAATGGCCGAAGGTGCAGGTCCAAGACATTTAACTTTTCATCCAAATAATAAATGGATTTATGTTTTAAATGAATTAAATAACACGGTTTCACTTGTAAAAGAAAGTGAAAATAAATATTTTATAGACTCTTCAATTTCTACATTACCAGAAGATTTTACTTCTTTCAGTAAAGCAGCAGACATTCATGTTTCTAAAGACGGAAAGTTTTTATACGCTTCTAATAGAGGTCATGAATCTATTGTTATTTATGAGGTAAACTCAGAAAACGGAACTTTAAAAACGGTTGGTTTTGAGTCTGTTCTAGGGAAAAATCCTCGTAATTTTTCGTTATCTCCAAATGATAAGTTTTTACTAGTAGCAAATCAAGATACAGATAATATTATCTCTTTTAAAAGAGATGCTGCAACTGGGGAGTTAACTTTTGTAAGTGAAATTTCTGCGCCTACTCCAGTTTGTATTTTGTTCTAA
- a CDS encoding SulP family inorganic anion transporter, protein MTEFFRKQKKNVRNDILAGITVSLAMIPEVVAFAFVAQISPIVALFGAFVIGIISAIFGGRPGLISGAAGAVAVIFVHMIQEGHAKGLLFDNPVENMGYFYLLAAVVLMGIIQVLAGLFKLGKFVRLIPHPVMLGFVNGLAIVIFMAQLGMFTENTKDAFGQNMRKTESKELIYNISNNTVRDLVSKTELFSIEDKSVINIKTGEAVFIMSDNQVFDAKTKKVVFNIKDNGFYSVKDSGVVKSTMQGEKLYIMIGLVLLTMLIVWGLPKLTTKIPAALTAILIVSLISIFGGIQSINVGDFIRDGGGVGLNGFNELSKNLNILELWSNLPFNLETLKFIAPYAFLAASVGLIETLMTMNLVDELTETRGDGNKECVAQGAGNMLSGLFGGTGGCGMIGQTVININAGGRGRLSGVMMSLTLLTFILFADKYIEQVPIAALVGVMFMMVIETFAWSSFRIMKKIPVSDAFVLIIVSAVTVFFDLAIAVFVGVIISALSFAWESAKKIRARKRLKEDGTKIYEIWGPLFFGSITAFNEKFDVKNDPEKVEIDFVEARISDHSAIEAIFALVEKYQAEGKKITLKHLSEDCKILLYKASPIFTGIIEEDIDDPRYHLAANPEDFPKPLGEYKF, encoded by the coding sequence ATGACAGAATTCTTCAGAAAACAGAAAAAAAATGTTAGAAATGACATTTTAGCCGGCATTACTGTATCATTAGCAATGATACCTGAAGTTGTAGCTTTTGCTTTCGTAGCACAAATTAGTCCTATAGTAGCGCTTTTTGGAGCTTTTGTTATTGGTATTATTTCAGCAATATTTGGTGGTAGACCAGGTCTTATTTCTGGAGCTGCAGGGGCAGTAGCTGTTATTTTTGTTCATATGATTCAAGAAGGACATGCCAAAGGCCTTTTATTTGATAACCCTGTAGAAAATATGGGCTATTTTTATTTGCTAGCAGCTGTCGTTTTAATGGGAATAATACAAGTTTTAGCCGGTCTCTTTAAACTAGGGAAATTTGTGCGTTTAATTCCACACCCTGTAATGCTAGGATTTGTAAACGGTTTAGCTATTGTTATTTTTATGGCGCAACTAGGTATGTTTACAGAAAATACAAAAGATGCTTTTGGTCAAAACATGCGTAAAACAGAATCTAAAGAACTTATTTATAATATAAGTAATAATACTGTTAGGGACTTAGTTTCTAAAACTGAATTGTTTTCAATAGAAGACAAATCTGTTATCAATATCAAAACAGGTGAAGCGGTTTTCATAATGTCAGACAATCAAGTTTTTGATGCTAAAACGAAGAAAGTTGTTTTCAATATAAAAGATAATGGTTTTTATTCAGTAAAAGATAGTGGTGTTGTGAAATCTACAATGCAAGGTGAAAAACTATATATAATGATAGGCCTTGTTTTATTAACCATGCTTATTGTATGGGGTTTGCCTAAATTAACAACCAAAATACCTGCTGCTTTAACAGCCATATTAATAGTTAGTTTAATTTCTATTTTTGGAGGTATTCAATCAATAAATGTTGGGGATTTTATTAGAGATGGTGGAGGCGTTGGTTTAAATGGCTTTAATGAATTATCTAAAAATTTAAACATCCTTGAACTTTGGAGCAATCTTCCTTTTAATTTAGAGACGTTAAAATTTATTGCTCCCTATGCTTTTCTTGCTGCTTCTGTGGGGTTAATAGAAACACTTATGACAATGAATTTAGTTGATGAATTAACTGAGACTAGAGGTGATGGAAATAAAGAATGTGTTGCACAAGGAGCTGGGAATATGCTTAGTGGTTTGTTTGGTGGAACTGGTGGTTGTGGAATGATTGGTCAAACTGTAATAAACATAAATGCTGGTGGTAGAGGCCGATTATCTGGTGTTATGATGTCTTTAACATTATTAACTTTTATTTTATTTGCTGATAAATATATAGAGCAAGTGCCAATTGCTGCTTTAGTAGGTGTAATGTTTATGATGGTTATTGAAACATTTGCTTGGTCTAGTTTTAGAATTATGAAAAAAATACCAGTATCAGATGCTTTTGTACTAATTATTGTTTCTGCAGTTACTGTTTTCTTTGATTTAGCAATTGCTGTTTTTGTTGGGGTAATTATTTCTGCATTATCATTTGCTTGGGAAAGCGCAAAGAAAATTAGAGCTAGAAAGCGTCTTAAAGAAGACGGTACAAAAATATATGAAATTTGGGGTCCTTTATTCTTTGGAAGTATAACTGCTTTTAATGAAAAATTTGATGTAAAAAATGATCCAGAAAAAGTGGAAATTGATTTTGTAGAAGCTCGTATCTCAGATCATTCTGCTATAGAAGCTATTTTTGCTTTGGTTGAAAAATACCAAGCTGAAGGCAAGAAAATAACTTTAAAACATTTAAGTGAAGATTGTAAAATTCTACTTTATAAAGCAAGTCCAATTTTTACAGGAATTATAGAAGAAGATATTGATGATCCTCGTTATCATTTAGCTGCAAATCCAGAAGACTTTCCAAAACCTTTAGGAGAATATAAGTTTTAA
- a CDS encoding NUDIX hydrolase — protein MSQMYKVFVNDKPIIVTSSLKKENIFPTYIIKNIIVDELIYKLQDENIKGIYLHANDLENDWALFIKKFKIVSAAGGLVLNPKKEVLFIFRSNKWDLPKGIIEKGESIETTAIREVEEECGIYNLKIIQPLLTTYHVYYRNGIKLKETHWFLMSSDYSKELVPQIEEEITEVVFKSDIEIHKALKNTYGNIKLVYDTYKEM, from the coding sequence ATGTCACAAATGTATAAAGTTTTTGTAAATGATAAACCTATAATCGTCACTTCTTCTTTAAAAAAAGAAAATATTTTTCCAACTTACATTATTAAGAACATTATAGTAGATGAACTCATCTACAAATTGCAAGATGAAAACATTAAGGGAATCTACTTACACGCAAACGATTTAGAGAACGATTGGGCATTATTTATTAAGAAATTCAAGATTGTTTCAGCTGCTGGAGGCCTCGTTTTAAACCCTAAAAAAGAAGTTCTATTTATATTTAGAAGTAACAAATGGGATTTACCGAAAGGAATAATAGAAAAAGGTGAAAGCATAGAAACTACAGCTATAAGAGAAGTAGAAGAAGAGTGTGGTATTTATAATTTAAAAATTATACAACCATTACTTACCACGTATCACGTTTATTATCGAAACGGAATTAAACTAAAAGAGACCCATTGGTTTTTAATGAGTTCTGATTATTCTAAAGAATTAGTCCCACAAATTGAAGAAGAAATTACAGAAGTAGTTTTTAAATCTGATATAGAAATACATAAGGCTTTAAAAAATACTTACGGAAATATAAAATTAGTATACGATACTTATAAAGAAATGTAG
- the pyrE gene encoding orotate phosphoribosyltransferase, translating to MILNKDTSKKTAELLLQIKAIKLSPNEPFNWASGWKSPIYCDNRITLSYPAVRVFLKEEMAKIVELQYGKPDVIAGVATGAIAIGVLVAQVLGVPFIYVRPEPKKHGRKNQIEGYLESGQNVVVIEDLISTGNSSLNAVEALKEAGAIVKGMVAIFSYGFDVADKNFAEKNVSLTTLSNYDHLLEQALDSDYVSEKELLTLKEWRSQPSEWRQ from the coding sequence ATGATTTTAAACAAAGATACATCAAAAAAAACGGCAGAGCTTTTGTTGCAAATAAAAGCAATTAAGTTGAGCCCTAATGAGCCTTTTAATTGGGCTTCGGGTTGGAAATCGCCTATTTACTGTGATAATAGAATTACATTATCTTATCCAGCTGTACGTGTTTTTTTAAAGGAAGAAATGGCTAAAATTGTAGAGCTACAATATGGTAAACCAGATGTTATTGCTGGTGTAGCGACGGGAGCTATTGCTATAGGTGTTTTAGTTGCTCAAGTATTGGGCGTTCCTTTTATTTATGTAAGACCAGAACCAAAAAAGCATGGTAGAAAAAATCAAATTGAAGGTTATTTAGAAAGCGGACAAAATGTTGTTGTAATTGAAGATTTAATAAGTACAGGTAATAGTAGTTTAAATGCTGTTGAAGCTTTAAAAGAAGCTGGAGCTATTGTAAAAGGTATGGTGGCTATTTTCTCTTACGGATTTGATGTTGCAGATAAAAACTTTGCAGAAAAGAATGTAAGTTTAACAACTTTAAGTAATTATGATCATTTATTAGAACAAGCATTAGATAGTGATTATGTTTCTGAAAAAGAGTTGCTTACTTTGAAAGAGTGGAGGAGTCAACCAAGTGAATGGAGGCAATAA
- a CDS encoding orotate phosphoribosyltransferase, producing the protein MNIAGNIEVVEKSAKELFAFFSELNNFEKLMPEDIKKFEVEGDSFIFGLPGMPEIRLVLKEKTEFSNITLGAASSKLPFTLAANITEISENKSEVQLQFEGDFNPMMTMMIKKPLTKFVDTLSENIGKL; encoded by the coding sequence ATGAATATAGCAGGAAATATAGAAGTAGTAGAAAAATCAGCAAAAGAGTTATTTGCATTTTTTTCAGAATTAAATAATTTTGAAAAATTAATGCCTGAAGATATTAAGAAATTTGAAGTTGAAGGAGATTCTTTTATTTTTGGTCTACCAGGAATGCCAGAAATTAGATTGGTATTAAAAGAAAAAACTGAGTTTTCTAATATTACTTTAGGAGCAGCAAGTAGCAAATTACCATTTACATTGGCGGCAAATATAACTGAGATTTCGGAGAATAAAAGTGAGGTTCAACTTCAATTTGAGGGAGATTTTAATCCAATGATGACAATGATGATTAAAAAGCCATTAACTAAGTTTGTAGATACCTTGTCAGAAAATATAGGGAAACTTTAA
- a CDS encoding biotin--[acetyl-CoA-carboxylase] ligase, producing the protein MKIIKLNAINSTNSFLKELAQDAALKNFTVAVTNNQTNGRGQQVNKWISKPFKNLTFSVFITFSDLQIQKKKYLNFAVSLAIYESLLDLNIPRTTIKWPNDILSANKKICGVLIENSIKGSKIKSSIIGIGLNTNQQVFPDFLKNVTSLKNLTGKNYDLDILLKQIVEKIKEKVKLLDDNNFADLEKSYLNVLYKINIPTIFKNSEDVLFMGIITGISKDGKLQIQLEDETIKEFGIKEITFI; encoded by the coding sequence TTGAAAATAATCAAACTTAATGCCATTAATTCTACTAATTCTTTTTTAAAAGAATTGGCACAAGATGCTGCTTTAAAAAACTTCACAGTTGCTGTCACCAACAATCAAACTAACGGCAGAGGACAACAAGTAAACAAATGGATTTCTAAACCATTTAAAAACCTAACATTCAGTGTATTTATAACATTTTCTGACTTACAAATTCAGAAAAAAAAATATTTAAACTTTGCTGTTAGCTTAGCCATTTATGAATCTCTTTTAGATTTAAACATTCCAAGAACAACTATTAAATGGCCTAACGACATTCTGTCAGCAAATAAAAAAATATGTGGTGTTTTAATAGAAAATAGCATTAAAGGCAGTAAAATAAAATCTTCAATTATTGGAATTGGTTTAAATACAAATCAACAAGTTTTTCCTGATTTTTTAAAAAATGTTACATCTCTAAAAAATTTAACTGGAAAAAATTACGATCTAGATATTCTATTAAAACAAATAGTAGAAAAAATAAAAGAAAAAGTAAAATTACTTGATGATAACAATTTTGCCGATTTAGAAAAAAGCTATCTAAATGTATTGTACAAAATAAACATCCCAACTATATTTAAAAATAGTGAAGATGTTTTATTTATGGGAATTATTACAGGAATTTCTAAAGATGGAAAACTTCAAATTCAACTAGAAGATGAGACCATTAAAGAATTTGGAATAAAAGAAATAACTTTTATTTAA
- the rsfS gene encoding ribosome silencing factor → MAKKTVSTDELISVIIKGIDEVKGENIQLLDLRDIENTVCDYFIICSGNSNTQVNAISGSVQKVVSKELKDKPWHIEGQGNSEWVLMDYVNVVVHIFQKNVREFYDIESLWGDAVITEINPV, encoded by the coding sequence ATGGCTAAAAAAACGGTAAGTACAGATGAGTTAATCTCTGTAATAATTAAAGGAATTGATGAAGTTAAGGGAGAAAATATTCAATTATTAGACTTACGAGATATAGAGAATACTGTTTGTGATTATTTTATAATCTGCTCAGGTAACTCGAATACACAAGTTAATGCAATTTCTGGTTCCGTACAAAAGGTAGTTAGTAAAGAACTTAAAGACAAACCTTGGCATATTGAAGGACAAGGAAATTCTGAATGGGTTTTAATGGATTACGTGAATGTTGTTGTTCATATATTTCAAAAAAATGTTAGAGAATTTTATGATATAGAAAGTCTTTGGGGTGATGCAGTGATTACGGAAATAAACCCAGTATAA